The following proteins are encoded in a genomic region of Thermococcus pacificus:
- a CDS encoding N-glycosylase/DNA lyase gives MTLDRFIQIKYKSDDEKVRELVSILRELGLECARTIEEHVDLQFDALKNLRGNLGDDETFIKLVVANSIVSYQLSAKGEQWWWEFSHYFSANPPERGIAEAYADFLPNSRTNRRLVSGKVKRLEKLEPFLERLDMDALKGYYFGGMERLRDDLARALGSKRSAKTVVFAVKMFGYAGRIAFGEFVPYPMGIEIPDDVRINAYTKRFTNEPPVSFWKKVAEKTGIPPLHIDSILWPVLGGNPEVLRRLEEHCEESDAVLGLASL, from the coding sequence TTGACCCTAGACCGCTTTATTCAAATAAAGTACAAATCGGACGATGAGAAGGTCCGGGAGCTCGTGAGTATTCTCAGGGAGCTCGGCCTAGAGTGTGCTAGGACGATTGAGGAGCACGTTGACCTCCAGTTCGATGCGCTCAAAAACCTCCGCGGCAACCTCGGGGACGATGAGACTTTCATAAAGCTCGTCGTCGCCAACTCGATAGTGAGCTACCAGCTGTCAGCTAAGGGAGAACAGTGGTGGTGGGAGTTCTCCCACTATTTTTCAGCCAACCCACCGGAAAGAGGCATCGCGGAGGCCTATGCCGACTTCCTCCCCAACTCAAGGACCAACAGGCGCCTCGTAAGCGGGAAGGTAAAGCGCCTAGAAAAGCTCGAACCCTTCCTTGAGCGCCTTGATATGGATGCCCTTAAGGGGTACTACTTCGGGGGCATGGAGCGGCTGAGGGACGACCTGGCGCGGGCGCTTGGCTCTAAGAGGAGCGCAAAGACCGTGGTCTTCGCCGTCAAGATGTTCGGCTATGCCGGGAGGATAGCCTTCGGGGAGTTTGTGCCCTATCCGATGGGGATAGAGATTCCTGACGACGTCAGGATAAACGCCTACACCAAGAGATTCACGAACGAGCCCCCAGTGAGCTTCTGGAAGAAAGTTGCGGAAAAGACCGGAATCCCCCCACTCCACATAGATTCCATCCTCTGGCCCGTCCTCGGCGGCAATCCTGAGGTTCTCCGCAGGCTGGAGGAGCACTGCGAGGAGAGCGACGCAGTCCTGGGTCTGGCCTCTCTCTGA
- a CDS encoding sugar phosphate isomerase/epimerase family protein, whose product MEIGITVYPHFVTKDKTLASVLADIKIKNYDFVSIFPHTLGLIMNGVVIEKKLRNIETTLRGVGIDYIIRMPTSVNLRDHIYYTRHFRVARAIADVAIKLGAKVIVMQSGRTGRLDLEIEAIQQLADMVAPFGIKIALENTFSVKDTLYVVDNVDRKNVGFALDVAHAFLSAQGDADKLLEDVKLGTDKTIILMIHDNFGKLFPQVEPEDALAYGVGDLHLLPGEGSIPFGKVLRLFGDVPLLLKVKDPEKFAKVPTKTGLIELLTSL is encoded by the coding sequence ATGGAGATAGGAATCACAGTCTACCCACACTTCGTCACCAAGGACAAGACCCTGGCATCGGTGCTCGCTGATATCAAGATAAAGAACTATGACTTCGTCTCGATATTTCCCCACACGCTGGGGCTGATAATGAACGGAGTCGTCATTGAGAAAAAGCTCAGAAACATCGAAACGACCCTCAGGGGCGTGGGAATCGACTACATCATCAGGATGCCGACCTCAGTCAACCTGCGCGACCACATCTACTACACCCGCCACTTTCGCGTCGCCAGGGCCATAGCGGACGTTGCCATAAAGCTCGGGGCAAAGGTAATCGTTATGCAGAGCGGCAGGACTGGGCGGCTCGACCTGGAAATAGAGGCCATCCAGCAGCTCGCGGATATGGTGGCGCCCTTTGGCATAAAGATTGCCCTGGAGAACACCTTCAGCGTCAAGGACACCCTGTACGTAGTCGATAACGTCGACAGGAAAAACGTCGGCTTTGCCCTCGATGTCGCCCACGCATTCCTCAGTGCGCAGGGCGATGCCGACAAGCTGCTCGAGGACGTCAAGCTTGGAACCGACAAGACGATAATCCTCATGATACACGACAACTTTGGAAAGCTCTTCCCGCAGGTTGAGCCAGAGGATGCCCTCGCCTACGGCGTCGGAGACCTGCACCTCCTGCCGGGGGAGGGAAGCATACCCTTCGGCAAGGTCCTCAGGCTCTTTGGCGATGTTCCGCTTCTGCTGAAGGTCAAGGATCCGGAGAAGTTCGCGAAGGTGCCAACCAAAACTGGCCTGATAGAGCTGCTGACGAGCCTTTGA
- a CDS encoding ribonuclease III family protein, producing MRYEKNFTDKGLAKFGDSLVNFTFSLALSEYLEKPTGERVPNASLAMALELAGLRNAIPPRTDKHGKGDIAEAIFAYAWLEGKITVDEAARILRANFTEDVTHFSRRKEVIGRAFAEVFKVIKERLEI from the coding sequence ATGAGGTACGAGAAGAACTTCACCGATAAGGGGCTTGCAAAGTTCGGTGATTCGCTGGTCAACTTCACCTTTTCTCTCGCCCTGAGCGAGTACTTGGAGAAACCGACCGGCGAGAGGGTTCCCAACGCTTCGCTAGCAATGGCGCTTGAGCTTGCTGGACTGAGGAACGCCATCCCGCCCAGAACTGACAAGCACGGGAAGGGTGACATAGCGGAGGCAATCTTCGCCTACGCCTGGCTTGAGGGAAAGATAACGGTCGATGAAGCCGCCAGAATCCTGAGGGCGAACTTCACCGAGGACGTTACTCACTTCTCAAGGAGGAAAGAGGTAATAGGAAGGGCCTTCGCGGAGGTATTCAAAGTGATAAAAGAAAGGCTGGAGATTTAA
- a CDS encoding AI-2E family transporter gives MEIEAAVWVAISLVVLYLVWETVSPILSPLIIAATLAYILYPFHERLSKRFGNRLSALTMTGVLTILTLLFIIGYALWINDVKHSLAHYIEVFFQWLLGFHLPQAMYELVQRLAEDIPRRLEEYVLGYTYSLPKLTLQAIVMVFTFYGLLVNTRAIREEVYALLPMENRELAAKLLGSAGRTLHNLLRGWLAVSVLKGSAIALGFYLFSVSSAGGAIAAGIFTMVFELLPVLGGWMIWLAGAVYLFNSGSLLAALMLSAYGFVLVSPMPDYFLRSKLGKRETGVNSLISLVGIFGGYIAFGFVGIIIGPVALSLLGTLLDEWKKTKEARSRAGTSS, from the coding sequence ATGGAGATTGAAGCCGCCGTCTGGGTAGCGATCTCACTCGTAGTCCTCTATCTCGTATGGGAGACAGTCAGCCCTATCCTTTCTCCTCTGATCATAGCGGCGACCCTCGCCTACATCCTCTACCCGTTCCATGAGCGGCTCTCCAAGAGGTTCGGGAACCGGCTCTCAGCCCTCACGATGACCGGTGTCCTAACCATCCTCACGTTACTCTTCATAATAGGCTATGCCCTCTGGATAAACGATGTCAAGCACTCCCTAGCGCACTACATTGAGGTCTTCTTCCAGTGGCTCCTCGGGTTTCACCTCCCCCAGGCAATGTACGAACTCGTCCAGCGCCTCGCGGAGGACATTCCAAGGCGTCTCGAAGAGTACGTTCTGGGCTATACCTATTCCCTCCCCAAGCTGACGCTTCAGGCCATCGTCATGGTCTTCACATTCTACGGCCTCCTAGTCAACACACGGGCCATAAGGGAAGAGGTGTACGCGCTCCTGCCCATGGAGAACAGGGAGCTCGCCGCTAAACTCCTCGGGAGCGCCGGGAGAACCCTCCACAACCTGCTCCGCGGCTGGCTGGCAGTGAGCGTCCTCAAGGGCTCGGCCATCGCCTTGGGCTTCTACCTGTTCTCAGTATCGTCCGCTGGCGGTGCCATAGCGGCGGGCATTTTCACGATGGTGTTCGAGCTTCTGCCCGTCCTCGGAGGCTGGATGATATGGCTGGCGGGTGCGGTCTACCTCTTCAACTCAGGCAGCTTGCTGGCCGCGTTGATGCTCTCCGCTTACGGGTTCGTCCTCGTCTCCCCGATGCCGGACTACTTCCTTCGCTCGAAGCTCGGGAAGAGAGAAACCGGTGTCAACTCGCTCATAAGCCTCGTCGGAATCTTCGGCGGCTACATAGCCTTTGGCTTCGTCGGTATAATAATTGGCCCCGTCGCCCTTTCCCTGCTCGGGACTCTCCTTGACGAGTGGAAGAAAACGAAGGAAGCCCGCTCTAGGGCCGGAACCTCTTCATGA
- a CDS encoding exosome complex RNA-binding protein Csl4, protein MDGKKGVKTGDLVLPGDYLGVIEEYFPGDGVKEENGELYAVRAGKVVIDPDRMEISVEPVTDTPPLPKVGDVVIARVIEVKPQAAIVQIVKIEGRNNDREIATSKLAGIHISQARNGYVDNLANEFRIGDIVRARVIATEKSPIQLSTKDPDLGVIYALCTRCRTPLVRRGDKLICPRCGHVETRKLSSLYRKVKV, encoded by the coding sequence ATGGATGGAAAGAAAGGCGTAAAGACCGGCGATCTCGTTCTTCCCGGTGACTACCTCGGTGTCATCGAGGAGTACTTCCCGGGTGATGGAGTCAAGGAGGAGAACGGTGAGCTCTATGCTGTTAGGGCAGGAAAGGTTGTAATCGACCCGGACAGGATGGAAATAAGCGTCGAGCCTGTAACCGACACACCGCCCCTCCCAAAGGTCGGCGATGTGGTCATAGCAAGGGTCATTGAGGTCAAGCCCCAGGCGGCGATAGTTCAGATAGTTAAAATCGAGGGCAGAAACAACGATAGGGAGATAGCGACTTCAAAGCTCGCAGGCATACACATCTCCCAGGCCAGGAACGGCTACGTTGACAACCTAGCCAACGAGTTCAGGATTGGTGACATCGTCAGGGCCAGGGTAATAGCCACCGAGAAGAGCCCGATACAGCTCTCCACGAAGGACCCCGACCTCGGTGTCATCTACGCCCTCTGCACGAGGTGCAGAACGCCGCTGGTTAGGCGTGGGGATAAGCTCATCTGTCCGCGCTGCGGCCACGTCGAGACGAGGAAGCTCTCCTCTCTCTACAGGAAGGTGAAGGTCTGA
- a CDS encoding beta-ribofuranosylaminobenzene 5'-phosphate synthase family protein: protein MIIRTPRRLHMGLIDPAAVFGRRFGSLGVALEGGYEVRVTEGERMEIVAEGEDRETIEAVLKKMNSAYETGVNYRVEVRKAIPRHVGLGSTTQLSLAVAVGIARLSGLKIPVEELAKTLGRGKNSGAGIYAFAHGGFVIDGGVREDIPPLIFREDFPEDWAFLLVIPGLRPGFDEEEEKPVMAGVVGRADVAMEISHRILLGLLPALNERDIRTFGEHLSAIQRLVGKHFEAYQGGEFREDVKLILGFLAEKTYGVGQSSWGPTVYGLIRKGEFQRLSAETHDFLKDHGLKASVELGIPKNSGADVIEESAFIERLIRNVAGE, encoded by the coding sequence ATGATAATCCGCACTCCGAGGAGGCTTCACATGGGGCTCATCGACCCTGCGGCAGTCTTCGGGCGGCGCTTCGGGAGCCTTGGCGTGGCCCTCGAAGGGGGCTATGAGGTAAGGGTAACCGAGGGGGAGAGGATGGAGATAGTCGCCGAGGGCGAGGACAGGGAGACGATAGAGGCCGTGCTCAAGAAGATGAACTCCGCCTACGAAACGGGCGTGAACTACCGCGTTGAGGTCAGGAAAGCCATCCCAAGACACGTCGGCCTCGGCTCGACTACCCAGCTGAGCTTAGCCGTTGCGGTGGGAATAGCGAGGCTCAGCGGTCTGAAAATCCCCGTGGAAGAGCTTGCAAAAACCCTTGGAAGGGGAAAGAACAGCGGGGCGGGGATATACGCCTTCGCCCACGGCGGCTTCGTGATAGATGGTGGTGTCAGGGAAGACATACCGCCGCTTATATTCCGGGAGGACTTCCCGGAGGACTGGGCTTTTCTGCTTGTGATACCCGGGCTGAGACCGGGCTTCGACGAGGAGGAGGAAAAGCCCGTAATGGCAGGAGTCGTGGGCAGGGCCGATGTTGCGATGGAGATAAGCCACAGGATTCTGCTTGGCCTCCTTCCGGCTTTGAATGAGAGAGACATAAGAACCTTCGGGGAGCACCTCTCCGCTATCCAGCGCCTGGTGGGGAAGCACTTCGAGGCCTACCAGGGGGGAGAGTTCAGGGAGGACGTGAAGCTCATCCTCGGCTTCTTAGCTGAGAAAACCTATGGCGTTGGCCAGAGCAGCTGGGGGCCGACTGTCTACGGCCTCATCAGGAAGGGAGAGTTCCAGAGGCTCTCGGCGGAGACCCACGACTTTCTGAAGGATCACGGGCTTAAGGCCAGCGTAGAACTCGGCATCCCTAAGAACTCCGGAGCGGACGTTATTGAGGAGAGCGCGTTCATCGAGAGGCTGATACGGAACGTGGCGGGTGAGTAA
- the sppA gene encoding signal peptide peptidase SppA, protein MREDIWKYISAVLILLLAVSSVAVVLLYMQNSELKSYPSNASPVVVETSLNATCNETAYKLQIDELQRQLEFLKAQLREENMPEGNTTIAIVPIFGLIDDYTALQVIPVLRGIAKNDSIGGVVLWIESPGGYVAPVREIYSTVRKLDLIKPVVAYTGGMAASGGYYIAVGAEKIIADPLAEVGSIGVIYVHYDLQKNYEMNGVKVDVFKTGPYKDMGAEWRGLTDEERKMIAESIDTHFQAFLQAVSTGRGMPLNETRKYATGQTWFAMNVTGSLVDETGDLDYAIKVLSETLNISKPRVVIYKGERSSDFGIFGSTALLLDPRYVSAYIKG, encoded by the coding sequence ATGAGGGAAGACATATGGAAGTACATCTCGGCGGTTCTCATACTCCTGCTCGCTGTGTCGAGCGTGGCGGTCGTTCTGCTCTACATGCAGAACTCAGAGCTTAAATCCTATCCTTCAAACGCGTCCCCGGTCGTGGTGGAGACGTCGCTGAACGCAACGTGCAACGAAACTGCCTACAAGCTCCAGATTGACGAACTTCAGAGACAGCTCGAATTCCTCAAGGCCCAGCTCAGGGAGGAGAACATGCCGGAGGGCAACACCACGATAGCGATTGTCCCGATATTCGGCCTCATCGACGACTACACGGCCCTCCAGGTTATCCCCGTTCTCAGGGGTATAGCCAAAAACGACTCAATCGGCGGGGTCGTTCTCTGGATAGAGAGCCCCGGCGGCTACGTGGCTCCGGTGCGTGAGATATACTCCACGGTTAGGAAGCTCGACCTCATCAAACCCGTGGTCGCCTACACGGGCGGAATGGCCGCCTCAGGGGGTTACTACATAGCGGTCGGAGCGGAGAAGATAATCGCAGACCCCCTCGCCGAGGTTGGGAGCATCGGCGTCATCTACGTCCACTACGACCTCCAGAAGAACTACGAGATGAACGGCGTAAAGGTCGACGTCTTCAAGACGGGCCCCTACAAGGACATGGGGGCGGAGTGGCGCGGCCTCACTGACGAGGAGCGTAAAATGATAGCGGAGAGCATAGACACCCACTTCCAGGCCTTCCTTCAGGCAGTGAGCACGGGCAGGGGCATGCCCCTGAACGAGACGAGGAAGTACGCGACGGGCCAGACGTGGTTCGCCATGAACGTTACCGGCTCGCTCGTCGACGAGACGGGGGACCTCGACTACGCCATCAAAGTCCTCTCCGAGACCCTTAACATCTCCAAGCCGAGGGTGGTGATATACAAGGGCGAGCGCTCATCCGACTTCGGGATATTCGGGAGCACCGCACTCCTCCTCGACCCCCGCTACGTTAGCGCTTACATCAAGGGATGA
- a CDS encoding DNA-directed RNA polymerase subunit L: MKIEVIKREENVLEFYLEGEDHTFANLLNEVLHENKHVTFAGYTIEHPVLMARKPKFRVVTDGKVTPEKALEEAAQKIFDRARAVLEAWNAALKE, from the coding sequence ATGAAGATTGAGGTCATCAAACGTGAGGAAAACGTCCTTGAGTTTTACCTTGAGGGTGAAGACCACACCTTCGCCAACCTGCTCAACGAGGTGCTCCACGAGAACAAGCATGTAACCTTCGCGGGCTACACCATCGAGCACCCGGTCCTCATGGCCAGAAAGCCGAAGTTCAGAGTTGTGACCGACGGGAAAGTAACACCGGAGAAGGCACTCGAGGAGGCAGCCCAGAAGATATTCGACAGGGCCAGGGCCGTTCTCGAGGCCTGGAACGCCGCGCTCAAGGAGTGA
- a CDS encoding DUF2067 family protein has protein sequence MARAKKVITIHVRDDREKEEFMRELQRLRLPAFIYVHGKLNDLKINVQGTKDEIREAIRKIREIHHRVRAKLYPDKRGLYRYTVDDLLREAGASVSTPVLVKTLELLGENVELRDDELVTSMPWEEMVEVTERLGRYLSDVSLNTTRQIREVVLPVSVAFDLDPEEVIDILVDLGAAEWKEDKFKYELVKNKEQALEMLLEHLKGEENED, from the coding sequence ATGGCGAGGGCAAAGAAGGTAATAACCATACACGTCCGCGACGACCGTGAGAAGGAGGAGTTCATGAGGGAGCTCCAGCGGCTCCGCCTCCCAGCTTTCATCTACGTCCACGGCAAGCTCAACGACCTCAAAATAAACGTCCAGGGGACGAAGGACGAGATAAGGGAAGCGATAAGGAAGATCAGGGAGATACACCACCGCGTCAGGGCCAAGCTCTACCCCGACAAACGAGGATTATACCGCTACACGGTGGACGACCTGCTCAGAGAAGCCGGGGCGAGCGTTTCGACGCCCGTCCTCGTCAAGACCCTTGAGCTTCTCGGGGAGAACGTCGAGCTGAGGGACGACGAACTCGTGACTTCAATGCCCTGGGAGGAGATGGTAGAGGTCACGGAAAGGCTCGGAAGATATCTCTCGGATGTTTCGCTCAACACGACGAGACAGATAAGGGAGGTCGTTCTCCCCGTTTCAGTTGCCTTTGATCTCGACCCTGAGGAAGTTATTGACATCCTGGTAGACCTCGGTGCGGCCGAGTGGAAGGAGGATAAGTTTAAATACGAACTGGTGAAGAACAAGGAGCAGGCCTTAGAGATGCTACTTGAACACTTAAAGGGTGAGGAGAATGAAGATTGA
- a CDS encoding PH1570 family protein — translation MLCEEKLEVFENGFEDGKFNLRIEFYGKDARRLLLAIIRELYLQDYGEDYVYPFECAKEFWGIYMDAGEIRAEDFRPSPVKFMNQSILNRLEKALETIDAPKDVRESIDFEKVEVHKLKKGLLAMGKNFILREDGYLFIFNKPSARGLILKYMGMLDGD, via the coding sequence ATGCTCTGCGAGGAGAAGCTTGAGGTGTTTGAGAACGGCTTCGAGGACGGGAAATTCAACCTCCGGATCGAGTTCTACGGGAAAGACGCCAGAAGGCTTCTCCTTGCTATAATCAGGGAGCTCTACCTTCAGGACTACGGGGAGGACTATGTCTACCCCTTTGAGTGCGCCAAGGAGTTTTGGGGGATATACATGGACGCGGGGGAGATAAGGGCTGAGGACTTTCGTCCCAGCCCGGTGAAGTTTATGAACCAGAGCATTCTAAACAGGTTAGAGAAGGCCCTGGAAACCATTGATGCTCCCAAAGATGTCAGAGAATCCATCGACTTCGAAAAGGTGGAGGTTCACAAACTCAAGAAAGGTTTATTAGCGATGGGGAAGAACTTTATCCTCAGGGAAGACGGATACCTGTTCATCTTCAACAAGCCGAGCGCCCGCGGGCTGATACTGAAGTACATGGGGATGCTGGATGGAGATTGA
- the folP gene encoding dihydropteroate synthase yields the protein MKFAGIILDEPKIMGVINVSPESFYKGSVRNDEKKLVETAVKMVEEGAAFIDIGAKSTAPYLETQIPVEEEVRRAVWAVKAVRDSLDVPISIDTTNAKVAEEALKAGADIINDVTGLKGEPEMAKVASEYSAPVVVCAHGRVRDFSDPVHTVIDFLQESLVIAKEHGIEEIAVDPAIGFLRPEVPKWYEWDSKILANLNALKILGRPILIGVSRKSFIGAITGRKDPAERLPGSLSATAIAVFNGANIVRTHDVKETVDAVKMAAFMKRFRP from the coding sequence ATGAAGTTTGCGGGGATCATCCTGGATGAACCGAAGATAATGGGCGTCATCAACGTCTCGCCCGAAAGCTTCTACAAGGGCAGCGTCAGAAACGATGAGAAGAAGCTCGTGGAAACTGCCGTTAAGATGGTCGAAGAGGGAGCGGCCTTCATCGACATCGGCGCCAAGTCCACCGCTCCCTACCTGGAGACCCAGATTCCCGTCGAGGAGGAGGTAAGGAGGGCGGTCTGGGCTGTGAAGGCCGTACGCGACAGCTTGGACGTCCCAATAAGCATCGACACCACGAACGCGAAAGTTGCGGAGGAGGCGCTCAAGGCCGGGGCCGATATCATCAACGACGTCACCGGCCTCAAAGGAGAACCGGAGATGGCCAAAGTGGCATCCGAATACAGTGCTCCGGTCGTGGTCTGCGCCCACGGGAGGGTGAGGGACTTCAGCGACCCGGTTCACACGGTCATCGACTTCCTCCAGGAGAGCCTAGTCATAGCGAAGGAGCACGGGATCGAGGAGATAGCCGTTGATCCTGCCATCGGCTTCCTCCGCCCGGAAGTTCCAAAATGGTACGAGTGGGACTCTAAGATTCTGGCGAACCTCAACGCCCTCAAAATCCTCGGAAGGCCGATACTCATCGGCGTCTCAAGGAAGTCGTTCATAGGTGCGATAACGGGGAGGAAGGATCCCGCTGAGAGGTTGCCCGGGAGCCTCTCCGCTACTGCAATAGCGGTCTTCAACGGCGCCAATATAGTTAGGACTCACGACGTTAAGGAAACGGTGGACGCGGTGAAGATGGCCGCGTTCATGAAGAGGTTCCGGCCCTAG
- a CDS encoding ABC transporter ATP-binding protein, with the protein MIRIENLVKLYKDVRALDGLSLEVKPGQVYGFLGPNGAGKSTTILSTLGLIFPQEGRIELFNLEVFRDGKFNEDDLVEAKRRIGYMPEHATLWDFMTPAQTLDVIGEAFEIPKAEREKRIRELLELVNLWEDRNRKVGKFSKGMRQRLLLAQALINDPDLLILDEPMTGLDPKGIAEFKEIIAAQKKAGKTVFFSSHILAHVEEVCDTVGVIVKGKLRVEDNLERIKREFLKKAGYTIILETNVPVDFTGVEWKVSPLGEKKYRIVAPEDIREELHDFVSAKGAKILAMQVKEPSLEEIFLKMVE; encoded by the coding sequence ATGATAAGGATCGAGAACCTGGTTAAGCTCTACAAGGACGTCCGCGCCCTGGACGGCCTCAGCCTTGAGGTGAAGCCCGGACAGGTGTACGGCTTCCTCGGGCCCAATGGTGCGGGAAAGAGCACCACCATACTCAGCACCCTTGGCCTCATATTCCCTCAGGAGGGGCGTATCGAGCTCTTCAACCTCGAAGTGTTCAGGGACGGGAAGTTCAATGAGGACGACCTCGTTGAGGCAAAGCGGCGGATAGGCTACATGCCCGAGCACGCCACGCTCTGGGACTTCATGACGCCGGCCCAGACTCTCGACGTGATTGGAGAAGCCTTTGAGATTCCAAAGGCCGAGAGGGAGAAGCGCATCAGGGAACTCCTAGAGCTGGTCAACCTTTGGGAGGACAGGAACCGCAAGGTCGGAAAGTTCTCGAAGGGCATGAGGCAGAGGCTCCTGCTCGCGCAGGCGCTCATCAACGACCCGGACCTCTTGATCCTCGACGAACCGATGACCGGCCTTGACCCGAAGGGAATAGCCGAGTTCAAGGAAATCATAGCCGCGCAGAAGAAGGCAGGGAAGACGGTTTTCTTCTCCAGCCACATCCTGGCCCACGTTGAAGAGGTGTGCGACACGGTCGGGGTCATCGTCAAGGGCAAGCTCAGGGTTGAGGACAACCTAGAGAGAATCAAGCGGGAGTTCCTCAAGAAGGCTGGTTACACGATAATCCTCGAGACCAATGTCCCTGTGGACTTCACGGGCGTGGAATGGAAGGTCAGCCCACTGGGCGAGAAGAAGTACAGAATCGTGGCACCTGAGGATATCAGGGAGGAGCTCCACGACTTCGTTTCGGCTAAGGGCGCGAAGATACTCGCGATGCAGGTGAAGGAGCCGAGCCTCGAGGAGATATTCCTGAAAATGGTGGAGTGA
- a CDS encoding ABC transporter permease subunit produces MVGESVFITQLKGVCNVFWGFRLEFKQSLRTKKLWVILGVMMLLYIPGFYLQKSSGQEIETVGQAVSTLINGINGLGSFFIGILALLIGATAINSEIEKGTLRVAMSKPIKRLSYIGGKFLAHTAVLLLALLLTTVIGIIGVVWLGAPVKGQLITDSLLLNGLLLLAMVQLVALGYILSTFIKSSNTALGVALVVMFVVFMIMPSVIQFMAAKDTLLSENPDWQAYQEKSKEYQTKYLFYVPTTQIDVIVSDATVIEGDIANPSIEYVGIGHAIKSNPTNLFNLAFLTLVYLAIAFYRFLRMDLR; encoded by the coding sequence GTGGTAGGTGAAAGCGTCTTCATCACTCAACTCAAGGGGGTATGCAATGTGTTCTGGGGATTCAGGCTCGAGTTCAAACAGAGCCTCCGCACCAAGAAGCTCTGGGTCATATTGGGGGTAATGATGCTCCTCTACATACCTGGATTCTACCTTCAGAAATCGTCGGGACAAGAGATAGAAACTGTGGGACAGGCGGTTTCAACCCTCATCAACGGCATCAACGGGCTGGGCTCTTTCTTCATAGGGATACTGGCGCTCCTTATAGGTGCAACGGCGATAAACAGCGAGATCGAGAAGGGAACCCTGCGCGTGGCCATGAGCAAGCCGATTAAGAGGCTGAGCTACATCGGCGGCAAGTTCCTGGCCCACACGGCGGTACTCCTACTCGCACTCCTGCTCACGACTGTGATAGGGATAATCGGGGTCGTTTGGCTCGGCGCCCCGGTCAAGGGCCAGCTCATAACGGACTCCCTCCTCCTCAATGGCCTCCTCCTGCTGGCGATGGTTCAGCTGGTGGCGCTCGGTTACATCCTCTCAACATTCATCAAGTCATCGAATACTGCCCTCGGCGTGGCCCTTGTGGTGATGTTCGTCGTCTTTATGATAATGCCCTCCGTCATCCAGTTCATGGCGGCCAAGGACACTCTGCTGAGCGAAAATCCCGACTGGCAGGCCTATCAGGAGAAGAGCAAGGAATACCAGACCAAGTACTTGTTTTACGTCCCGACGACGCAGATAGACGTCATAGTGAGCGACGCCACTGTGATCGAGGGTGACATAGCCAACCCATCAATCGAGTACGTCGGCATCGGGCACGCGATAAAGAGCAACCCCACGAACCTGTTCAACCTCGCCTTCCTGACGCTGGTCTACCTCGCGATAGCCTTCTACCGCTTCCTCCGCATGGACCTGAGGTGA